A stretch of Monomorium pharaonis isolate MP-MQ-018 chromosome 7, ASM1337386v2, whole genome shotgun sequence DNA encodes these proteins:
- the LOC105829168 gene encoding protein lifeguard 4: MAAVPLMLVEEDVERGGKEQHEHPIQDDFAYRNNVHNADIKIRMGFLRKVYGLLSIQILMTVALGSVFVVSSSVKLYVQDNVWTMGLAFFLTMGILIALMIKRRDHPANLILLGAFTLVQAYTVGVVVSMYDTTVVLEALFITLTVLFGLTAYTFQTKRDFSFLGFGLFIGLWCLLLGGFMQIFVQSTTLELVISIGGALLFCLFIVFDTQLIMHTLSPEEYILATINIYLDIINLFLHILRALAISRQ; the protein is encoded by the exons ATGGCCGCTGTTCCTTTGATGTTAGTGGAGGAGGATGTTGAACGAGGTGGCAAGGAGCAGCACGAGCACCCGATACAAGATGATTTCGCGTACAGGAACAATGTGCACAATGCGGATATCAAGATACGAATGG gCTTCTTACGGAAAGTTTATGGTTTACTAAGCATTCAGATCCTGATGACAGTCGCATTGGGTTCAGTATTCGTGGTCAGTTCATCCGTGAAATTATATGTGCAGGATAA tgtATGGACAATGGGATTAGCGTTTTTCTTGACAATGGGAATCTTAATTGCTTTGATGATAAAGAGGAGGGATCATCCCGCCAACTTGATCCTTCTAGGTGCATTT ACACTGGTGCAGGCGTACACTGTCGGAGTCGTAGTGTCTATGTACGACACCACAGTGGTTCTGGAAGCTTTGTTTATAACATTGACAGTTCTGTTCGGTTTGACAGCTTATACTTTCCAAACTAAGCGAGATTTCTCGTTTCTAGGATTTGG ATTATTTATTGGGCTTTGGTGCCTTTTGCTCGGAGGATTCATGCAAATCTTCGTTCAGAGCACTACACTGGAACTGGTCATAAGCATCGGAGGCGCACTGCTGTTTTGCCTGTTTATAGTTTTCGATACACAACTCATAATGCATACCCTCTCGCCCGAAGAGTACATTTTGGCAACGATCAATATCTATCTGGATATAATCAATTTGTTCTTACATATACTACGAGCGCTCGCTATCTCAAGACAGTAA
- the LOC105835580 gene encoding THAP domain-containing protein 2 isoform X1: MVHCKACGVSSKARNYGITFHRFPKNESQRNVWISFINKDNESNTNFKCTMLCSQHFEDSCFDKTSSVKMRLKPFSVPTIHISRAKYSRYEDIFTKVVTTVPSENKTSAVNIIPDMSIDAAAMASKINNEVVNKSIPSKNCETSIIKKFIYIPSISTDATAICSNIKSKIIKKSIDSDVNDLLPMNTSDDQKLNNIVSNNVESLSFGTNASYKISLNDTPEEIVLKERIISMRRLLTEKSTLIKYLQKKNCKQQKRIFKLKSIVSELKNFTSKDNDYTNE, translated from the exons atggTACATTGTAAAGCGTGTGGCGTAAGCAGCAAGGCTCGAAATTATGGAATAACATTTCATCG GTTTCCAAAAAACGAAAGCCAAAGAAATGTCTGGatcagttttataaataaggaTAATGaatcaaatacaaattttaagtgTACTATGCTCTGCTCGCAACACTTTGAAGATTCATGTTTTGACAAAACATCAAGTGTGAAAATGAGATTAAAACCATTTTCTGTGCCTACAATACATATTTCAAGAGCAAAATATTCAAGATAT GAAGACATTTTCACAAAAGTTGTTACAACTGTACCTTCAGAGAATAAAACATCTGCTGTAAACATTATACCAGATATGTCAATAGATGCTGCAGCAATGGCttccaaaataaataacgAAGTAGTGAATAAATCAATTCCTTCAAAGAATTGTGAAACAtctatcataaaaaaatttatatatataccaaGTATATCAACAGATGCTACAGCAatatgttctaatataaagagtaaaataataaaaaagtcaaTCGACAGTGATGTGAATGATCTCTTGCCAATGAATACATCAGATGATCAAAAACTCAATAATATTGTGTCTAATAATGTAGAGTCTCTGTCATTTGGAACTAATgcttcatataaaatttcactAAACGATACGCCGGAAGAGATTGTACTAAAGGAGAGAATTATATCGATGAGACGATTACTTACTGAAAAGTCAACTTTGATTAAATacttacaaaagaaaaattgcaagcaacaaaaaagaatattcaaattaaaatcaatagtatcagaacttaaaaattttacatctaaGGATAACGATTAcacaaatgaataa
- the LOC105840863 gene encoding U4/U6.U5 small nuclear ribonucleoprotein 27 kDa protein yields MGRSRTPSPGRRRDRSRERDRDRDRRRRRSRERRRRSVERDRMKSRDRDRERERERDRHRRSYSRSRSRERDRSRDRSNRTKPKPLTNERPVITEADLQGKTPEEQEMMRIMGFCDFDTTKGKKVEGNDVGAVHVILKRKYRQYMNRKGGFNRPLDFVA; encoded by the exons ATGGGACGAAGTCGTACCCCATCGCCAGGAAGAAGGAGAGATCGATCCCGAGAACGAGATCGCGACAGAGATCGACGGAGAAGGAGATCGCGAGAGAGAAGACGGAG ATCTGTAGAACGAGACAGGATGAAATCTAGGGACAGGGATAGAGAACGAGAACGTGAACGGGACAGACACAGGCGATCATACAGTAGATCCAGATCACGGGAACGCGATAGATCACGTGACAGATCCAATAGGACCAAGCCAAAACCTTTAACGAACGAACGACCTGTTATTACAG AAGCGGACCTTCAAGGCAAGACGCCTGAGGAACAAGAAATGATGAGAATAATGGGATTTTGTGATTTTGATACTACTAAAGGCAAGAAAGTAGAAGGAAACGACGTGGGTGCGGTTCACGTTATTTTAAAGCGAAAATACAGGCAGTATATGAACAGAAAAGGTGGCTTCAATAGGCCTCTAGACTTTGTTGCATAA
- the LOC105835580 gene encoding THAP domain-containing protein 2 isoform X2, whose product MVHCKACGVSSKARNYGITFHRFPKNESQRNVWISFINKDNESNTNFKCTMLCSQHFEDSCFDKTSSVKMRLKPFSVPTIHISRAKYSRYARRHFHKSCYNCTFRE is encoded by the exons atggTACATTGTAAAGCGTGTGGCGTAAGCAGCAAGGCTCGAAATTATGGAATAACATTTCATCG GTTTCCAAAAAACGAAAGCCAAAGAAATGTCTGGatcagttttataaataaggaTAATGaatcaaatacaaattttaagtgTACTATGCTCTGCTCGCAACACTTTGAAGATTCATGTTTTGACAAAACATCAAGTGTGAAAATGAGATTAAAACCATTTTCTGTGCCTACAATACATATTTCAAGAGCAAAATATTCAAGATATGCAA GAAGACATTTTCACAAAAGTTGTTACAACTGTACCTTCAGAGAATAA
- the LOC105829169 gene encoding 60S ribosomal protein L26, translating into MKYNRLVSSSRRKNRKRHFTAPSHIRRRLMSAPLSKELRQKYNVRSMPIRKDDEVQVVRGHYKGQQVGKVVQVYRKKFVIYIERIQREKANSANVYVGIDPSKTVIVKLKMDKDRKKIIDRRSKGRLAALGKDKGKYTEDVTAAMETS; encoded by the exons ATGAAGTACAATCGTCTGGTATCTTCCTCGCGCAGGAAGAATAGAAAGCGGCACTTCACCGCGCCTTCGCACATTAGACGACGGTTAATGTCCGCACCGCTATCCAAAGAGTTACGACAAAAGTACAATGTGCGGTCGATGCCGATCCGCAAGGACGACGAAGTACAG GTAGTACGTGGCCATTACAAGGGTCAACAAGTAGGAAAAGTTGTCCAAGTATACAGGAAAaagtttgtaatatatattgaacGAATTCAACGTGAGAAGGCAAACAGTGCCAACGTCTATGTCGGCATAGATCCTTCCAAG ACagttattgttaaattgaaAATGGACAAAGATCGTAAAAAGATAATCGATAGGCGAAGCAAGGGCAGATTGGCTGCATTAGGCAAAGACAAGGGCAAATATACAGAAGATGTAACAGCCGCCATGGAAACAtcgtaa